Proteins encoded within one genomic window of Theobroma cacao cultivar B97-61/B2 chromosome 7, Criollo_cocoa_genome_V2, whole genome shotgun sequence:
- the LOC18594236 gene encoding tubby-like F-box protein 7, which produces MSSSSSLRKPSFLSRRFSRSLKSSTKTASFGTVATTASQPESSSSSSPPSAEDGGESWSTMLPELLGEIMERVEASEDRWPQRQNVVACACVCKKWREVTREIVRASPPSSGKITFPSCLKQPGPRDFPNQCIIKRNKKNSTFYLYLALTPSFTDKGKFLLAARRYRHGAHIEYIISLDADDLSQGSNAYVGKLSSDFLGTNFTIYDSQPPHSGAKPSSSRASRRFASKQISPQVPAGNFEVGQVSYKFNLLKSRGPRRMVCSIKRPLLEERADDKHLDDSKMKMPEYAASGETILRNKAPRWHEHLQCWCLNFHGRVTVASVKNFQLVATVDQSQPGGKGDEETVLLQFGKVGDDTFTMDYRQPLSAFLAFAICLTSFGTKLACE; this is translated from the exons ATGTCGTCTTCGTCGTCGTTGAGGAAACCTTCGTTCCTTTCACGGAGATTCTCGAGATCATTAAAATCGTCGACCAAAACGGCGTCGTTTGGGACAGTCGCGACCACGGCGAGTCAGCCTGAGTCGTCTTCTTCGTCGTCACCTCCTTCGGCGGAGGACGGAGGGGAATCGTGGTCGACGATGCTGCCGGAGTTGTTAGGAGAGATCATGGAGCGCGTGGAGGCTAGTGAAGATCGGTGGCCTCAAAGGCAGAACGTCGTCGCTTGCGCGTGCGTATGTAAGAAGTGGAGAGAAGTTACGAGAGAGATCGTTAGGGCTTCTCCTCCTAGTAGTGGCAAAATCACGTTTCCTTCGTGTCTTAAACAA CCTGGTCCCCGTGATTTTCCGAACCAGTGTATTATAAAGCGGAACAAAAAAAACTCAACATTCTACCTTTATCTTGCTCTTACACCTT CATTCACCGACAAGGGGAAGTTTCTATTGGCAGCACGAAGATATCGACATGGTGCTCATATTGAGTATATTATATCCCTTGATGCGGATGACCTATCCCAAGGCAGTAATGCCTATGTTGGGAAGTTAAG TTCGGATTTTCTAGGCACCAACTTTACGATCTATGATAGTCAGCCGCCTCACAGTGGTGCGAAGCCCTCAAGCAGCAGAGCCAGTCGCAGATTTGCAAGTAAGCAAATCAGCCCCCAAGTGCCAGCTGGCAATTTTGAGGTTGGACAAGTGTCTTACAAGTTCAATCTCTTGAAATCAAGAGGTCCAAGGAGGATGGTTTGCTCAATAAAACGCCCTTTGCTGGAAGAAAGGGCTGATGACAAGcatttagatgactccaagaTGAAGATGCCAGAGTATGCTGCCTCTGGTGAAACAATTTTGAGAAATAAAGCTCCAAGATGGCATGAACATTTACAGTGCTGGTGCTTGAATTTCCATGGTCGGGTAACAGTAGCATCTGTGAAAAACTTCCAGCTGGTCGCGACTGTGGACCAGAGCCAACCTGGAGGGAAAGGAGACGAGGAAACGGTGCTCCTCCAGTTTGGGAAAGTAGGGGATGATACATTCACCATGGATTATAGGCAGCCCTTGTCAGCCTTTCTAGCTTTTGCCATCTGTCTTACAAGCTTTGGCACAAAATTGGCTTGCGAGTGA
- the LOC18594238 gene encoding axial regulator YABBY 5 isoform X1: MSSSNNSAPEQLCYIPCNLCNIILAVNVPCSSLFETVTVRCGQCTNLCSVNLATSFPSRAGKDIQVPSYTSSEYRIDLGSSSRCKNKLPKRATTVNTTPERVVNRPPDKRHRAPSLYNQFIKEEIQRIKLNNPDITHREAFSTAAKNWARFPHIHFGLMLETDNQPKLNDDSTEHFQQLLK, from the exons atgtCAAGCTCCAACAATTCTGCACCAGAACAACTCTGCTACATCCCTTGCAACCTGTGCAACATCATTCTTGCg GTGAATGTTCCATGCAGCAGCTTGTTCGAAACCGTCACGGTCCGATGTGGGCAGTGCACCAATCtctgttcagtgaacttggcAACTTCCTTTCCATCCAGGGCTGGAAAAGATATTCAG GTGCCTAGCTACACCTCGTCGGAGTACAGAATTGACTTAGGCTCTTCTTCCAGATGCAAGAACAAGCTACCCAAGCGAGCAACAACTGTAAATACCACTCCGGAAAGGGTCGTGAATCGAC CTCCTGACAAGAGGCATAGGGCACCTTCCTTGTACAATCAGTTCATcaa GGAGGAGATCCAAAGGATCAAGCTGAACAATCCTGATATCACTCATAGGGAGGCCTTTAGCACTGCTGCCAAAAAT TGGGCACGCTTCCCTCACATTCATTTTGGACTGATGTTGGAGACTGACAATCAACCTAAGCTGAATGAT GACTCGACCGAGCATTTCCAGCAGCTGCTGAAGTAA
- the LOC18594238 gene encoding axial regulator YABBY 5 isoform X2: MKTYTVNVPCSSLFETVTVRCGQCTNLCSVNLATSFPSRAGKDIQVPSYTSSEYRIDLGSSSRCKNKLPKRATTVNTTPERVVNRPPDKRHRAPSLYNQFIKEEIQRIKLNNPDITHREAFSTAAKNWARFPHIHFGLMLETDNQPKLNDDSTEHFQQLLK, from the exons ATGAAAACATACACA GTGAATGTTCCATGCAGCAGCTTGTTCGAAACCGTCACGGTCCGATGTGGGCAGTGCACCAATCtctgttcagtgaacttggcAACTTCCTTTCCATCCAGGGCTGGAAAAGATATTCAG GTGCCTAGCTACACCTCGTCGGAGTACAGAATTGACTTAGGCTCTTCTTCCAGATGCAAGAACAAGCTACCCAAGCGAGCAACAACTGTAAATACCACTCCGGAAAGGGTCGTGAATCGAC CTCCTGACAAGAGGCATAGGGCACCTTCCTTGTACAATCAGTTCATcaa GGAGGAGATCCAAAGGATCAAGCTGAACAATCCTGATATCACTCATAGGGAGGCCTTTAGCACTGCTGCCAAAAAT TGGGCACGCTTCCCTCACATTCATTTTGGACTGATGTTGGAGACTGACAATCAACCTAAGCTGAATGAT GACTCGACCGAGCATTTCCAGCAGCTGCTGAAGTAA
- the LOC18594237 gene encoding transcription factor TGA5: protein MTTTTTTTFTAFYNTWSDQLHHLLRQLCSAPKPPTMQDHLHHLNHLVTKLLSHYSEYYRVKAAAAERDVFDIFAAPWASSLEKSLHWIAGWRPTTVFHLVYTESSILFESHIVDILRGVRTGDLGDLSPSQFRRVSELQCETVKEENAITDELSEWQHSVTDLVGSFTDAEQMIGRLVSIVQKADDLRLRTLKRVVDLLTPQQAVEFLIAAAELQFGIREWGLNQDRQV from the exons AtgaccaccaccaccaccaccaccttcACCGCCTTCTACAACACCTGGAGCGACCAACTCCACCATCTCCTACGGCAGCTCTGCTCAGCTCCCAAACCACCCACCATGCAAGACCACCTTCACCACTTGAACCACCTTGTCACCAAGCTTCTCTCCCACTACTCAGAGTACTACAGAGTCAAAGCTGCCGCCGCCGAACGCGATGTGTTCGACATTTTCGCCGCTCCTTGGGCCTCCTCTTTGGAGAAGAGCCTCCACTGGATTGCTGGGTGGAGGCCAACCACGGTTTTCCATTTGGTTTACACTGAGTCTAGTATTTTGTTTGAATCCCACATCGTCGATATTCTTCGTGGGGTTCGAACCGGTGACCTTGGTGACCTCTCTCCTAGCCAGTTCAG GCGAGTGAGTGAATTACAATGCGAGACAGTGAAGGAAGAGAATGCTATTACTGATGAATTATCTGAGTGGCAGCACAGCGTAACCGATCTTGTGGGCTCATTCACAGATGCTGAACAAATGATCGGACGGCTGGTAAGCATTGTTCAGAAGGCTGATGATCTACGGCTAAGAACGCTCAAGAGAGTGGTGGACTTGCTGACCCCACAGCAAGCAGTGGAGTTCTTGATTGCTGCGGCGGAGTTGCAGTTTGGGATCAGAGAGTGGGGGTTGAATCAGGATCGCCAGGTATAG